The Aerococcaceae bacterium DSM 111021 region TTCCAATAATGGGTATTTGCTTGTTATTATTTAATGTTATCATTTTCATCTTATTAAACGCTCCTCTCAATAATCGTACTATTATTGTATCAAATCTCATTCATCCAGCCTATTAAAGTGGATTCTATACAGATAAATAAAATAACAAAACATATACCTATGTTCATTGATACAACAACACATCACCTATATGTATCCGTTTCACTTGTTACTTTATTGACTTATGATATAGATGATTATTTCATTTTAGAAACCAATCCTGTTATAATAACAATACAGAAGAGGAGGAGTTATTCATGAATTACAAACGCTTACGTTATACAATTTCATTAGCACTCGCAAGTCTATTAGTTACGTCACATGTAACACCCTTAGCCCTGGCACAAGAGGAAAATCTTCCGGATGAATCAGAAGTCGTTCAACAACAAGAGGCAACCTTTCCAGTCGGTGTAGAGGTACGAAGCCTTAACGGCACACGAACAGATCAAGTTGACATCACGCTTTATGATTCTAATGGCGTAGAATACGACGGATCATACAATGAGAATACTCAATGGATATCGGCAAATACGTTTCTTGAAGGCGAATATTTTATCTCATTAACAACTCCCGAAGGAACCATTAGTCAAATTAATAATACTGCACCTCAATATGCAGTACCAACTGAAACCCCAAATGTGTATTCAATCTACCTAGATGAAGAGAATTTGGGCAGTTTATCTGCTGTATACGGGGCATTCCAACTCGTTGAAGAACCTGTTAGTGCAACGTATCGAATTGGTACTGAAATCCGAGGTTTAGATGGTACACGAACAACAGATGTTGGTATAAAAGTATCTGATGCTAATGGAACGGTGTACGAAGGTGCGTTTAATGAATACGCACAGTGGTTAACAACAAACGTATTACCTGAAGGTGTCTATTACATAACACTTTATACACCCGAAGGTACGGTGAGTCAAATTAGTACTTCACCTAGTCAATCTGCTGTCGCAACTGACACACCGAATCTATATACAATCGAGTTAAACGAAGCAACTTTAGGTATTCTTTCAGCTGTATATGGCGCATTTGAACTCATTGAAGTCGCACCTATTGAACAGAACTTCCAATTAGCCGCAGAAGTTCGGGGGATAGATGGAATACGTACAAGTGACGTTTCAATTTCAGTATCTGATGTAAATGGCACTGTATATGAAGGTATATACAACGAATACTTACAGTGGTTAACAACGGAGCTTTTACCTGAAGGTGAGTACTTTATCACATTAACCCCACCAGATGGATTTACAACGGAGCTGAACTTAAGCACTGATCAATACGCTATGGATACTGACACACCAAATGTTTACTCAATCTTCCTAAACGAAGATAATTTAGGTAATAGTTCAGCTGTTTACGGTGCATTCAATCTAGTTGAAGCACCTGTTGAAGAAACTTACCGTTTAGGTGTTGAAGTTCGTGGATTAAATCAAACACGAACGAATGAAGTTGGTATAACGGTAACAGATGCGAATAATCTTGTTTATAAAGGTGCATACAACGAATACATACAGTGGTTAACAACGGATGAATTACCTGCTGGACAGTATACAATTACTTTAAATCCACCTGAAGGAACTGTATCCACCATCAATGATTCAACTGATCAATATGCTATTCCCGCTGATGAGCCGAATGTATATAATATTATTGTGAATGAAGAAAATATAGGTAGCAGTTCAGCTGTATACGGCGCGTTTAGATTAGTTGAAGCACCCGCTGAATCATATCAATTAGGTGTTGAAGTTCGTGGACTGGACGACACACGAACAAATGAAGTTCCTATCACTGTAACTGACAGTGATGGTGTCATGTTTGAAGGTGCATATAACGAATACTTACAGTGGTTAACAACTAACGAATTAAATGTAGGTACTTATGTAATTACTTTAGATACTCCTGAAGGTACAGTGTCTGAAATTAACGAAACAACCAATCAATATGCTGTCTCTACGGATGAAACTGATGTGTATACAATTGAAATAAACGAAGAGAACTTAGGTAGCAGTTCAGCTGTATACGGCGCATTTAGATTAGTTGAAGTGCCTGCTGAAACATATCAATTAGGTGTTGAAGTTCGTGGATTGGATGACACACGAACAGATTCCGTTCTTATTACTGTAACGGATAGTGATGGTGTCGTGTTTGAAGGTGCCTATAACGAATACTTCCAATGGTTAACGGATAATGAATTACCTGTAGGTACTTATATAATTACTTTAGACACCCCTGAAGGTACAGGGTCTGAAATTAACGAAACAACGAATCAATATGCTGTATCTACAAATGAAACTGATGTGTATACCATTGAAATAAGCGAAGAAAACTTAGGTAGTAGTTCAGCTATTTACGGTGCGTTTAGATTAGTTGAAACAGATGATAATGGTGGTGGAAGTTCTGAAAGTTCGGATGAGTCAGATGATGAATCAAGCGATGAATCAGATCATTCAGATATTTCTGATGACGAGTCTGAAAAAGGAAGTGTCATTGTAGATCAAGACGATGATGTGTTACCTCTAACAGGTGAGAATAATTCGATTATCATCACTGTCATCGCAGTTGGTTTGTTAGCTGTCGGCGGTCTTCTACTTTACCGCAAAAAACGTAGTTAAATTTGATTTCTAACGTAAAATGAGTAAGAGACTGTAGCTCTTAAGCTGCAGTCTCTTTTGCTTTCATTTATTTTACTGATTGATTTCCTTTGAATCTGTTGTTTTCGGTTTTAATTTTTCTCGTTCCCAGTAAATAAGTCCTACACCTATACCGATTAAAATAATAATCCCCAACACATTCCATATTGTGAATAAAGGAACATTAAACTGCATACTAATGACTAAATTAACTACAATTACTACGGGTACTAAACCGAATGCTGCAATCGCTAAAAATCGCCATAAGGACAACCTCATCTTTTTATAGATAAAATATAATGCCCAAAGATATAATAAAAATATCCCCGTTATCGGAATAGCTACATTAAGGAGTATATTATTTGTACTGATTACTAGATTTAAAAGGAATAGGTAGGGAATAATCAACGCGCTAAATGCAATTAAGCTCGACATGACAGGGGTGGTTAAACGGAAGAATAATGGTAAAATAATCCCCCACGCGAACAGGATAGATACAGAAGCAATACCTGACCAAGTAATGGTGTTAACACTTAACAAATCAATGATTATACACGCTACAATCACGAAAGCTAACACTCCTGTAATAGCAATTAACCACTCTCTTCGCGTGCGTTTAAACTGTTCACTCATATTGTTATTGGCATAAGCTAATATATTTTGGGTTACATCATGTTCTGATGGTGCGGGCTCATCGACTGAATAGCGTTCCCCACGCAATAATTCATTCACTGTCACATTATATAAGTCCGCTAAAGGTTATACTTGACTCATCTCTGGTAATTTTGATCCACGTTCCCATTTTGTTAAGTCATCTTCGCTAACATTTAATGCTTGAGCTACTTCCTCTTGTGACAAATTTTTATCTCGACGTAATTCAAGTAAAAAATGTCCAGTGCTTTCACGATCTCGCATTTTATATTCCCCTTTCTATCCACTCAGCTTTAATCATTGGTTTCTCTAAGAAATTAATCTACAATTTCTGTATGGAAACAACGTGTCATATGTTCCAACATCGTCTCGCCTAAATCAGTAAACGTCGCAACCCCACGTCGGTGTGTAACAGTTTTAAAACCTTCAGCGTCAGCCCCACCAATCGTTTGAAACACACAAATATCTGTTGTAACACCAACAACATGAACCGTCTCTATATCTAATTTATGCAATGTATCTGCTAAACCTGTTTCAAAGAATGAATTGTAATTTCCTTTTGGAAAATAATGGACATTCTCATGGTCTTTATTCTCTTTGAACCACTCATCTAATTCACCGTATAATTCTTGACCCGGTGTATTCACCACGTTATGCGCTGGCCACAAATCAAAATGTGAATCGTTTGGCTCATGTGCATCCATCGCAACTACAACATTGTTATTTGCACTTATAAAGTCTTCGGCTAAGCTTTTAATATAAGGGACAATATCTTGACCGGGTTTACCTACTGTTAACGTCCCTTCATCAGCAACAAAATCGTGGCTCATATCTACAATTACTAATGCTTCTTTTGTCATTTTGTAAGCTCCTTCGCTTTTTCTATATTATCCCACAACACTGCACGAATTTAAATGATTTTGAGCTACATACCCCTTTATATCAATAATCATATGATAGGACTACTAAAATTGTTCATGATATAATTGAAATAAATTGGAGGGATAGAATGGACTTTAAAGATTTCAAAGTGACAAATCAATCGTTTAATTTATCTGATTTCAAAGAAAGTTACTTATCTGATAAAGAAGACAAGTATTTCCGCGACAAAGTGTATGATGATGATGTCCAAGAGATGCAAGAATGGCATAAAAAGCTCAATGCAGAAGGAAAACAAGGCGTTTTAGTCGTTTTACAAGCTTTAGATGCGGCTGGTAAAGATGAACTAATCCAATATATCTTCTCAACATTACTTCCACAGGGTATTAAAGTAACCTCGATTAAACAACCAACTAAAACTGAACAACAACATGATTACTTATGGCGCATACGTGATGGGCTACCTGCTCGAGGAGAATTGGCTATTCTTAACCGGTCATATTATGAAAATATTATTGCGCCTCAAATTCATGATTCTTTAGAGGATAGTTTGCTGCCTAATGTAGTTAAAAAGGATGAAGATCTTATACAAAAGCGTTACAAACACATTAATGGCTTTGAGGAGTATCTATTTGAAAACGGGTTTCCTGTCATTAAGCTATTCTTCCATATGTCTAAAGAAAAACAACGTCAACGTTTTTTAGAACGAATAGAAAATCCTGATATGCAACATGAATTCTCTTTTTCTGACATTGATGACCGTAAGAAATGGGTTGAATATCAAGATGTTTTTCAAGATATGCTTAAACACACAGCAACAGAAGCGGCACCTTGGTATATTCTCCCAGCAGATAATCCATGGCTGTCCCGTCACATTGTCACTCAAGCTATTATAGCGACACTTAAACAAATGAATCCTGAATACCCAACTTTCTCGCAAGACGAACAAGAGAAAGCAGAAAAAATTAAGCGACAATTGAAAAATGAAGAGTTGTAATACGTTAAACTGAGAATCTTTGCATCCGTTTAAATAATTTAGTCAAATCTTTTGGTCGGATTCCTATACGTCTTAATAATCAGCATAATTATTTAATAGTAGTCAAAAATATTCTTAAATAGAGAAAGGTGATGACATGTTAGCAAAAAAAGCATTCCAAGTCCTATTTCCTGTAATTGGAGGTTCAATTATTGGTAAATTAACCACTTCCAATGCAAAAAAAGATTATAAAAAATTCAAACAAGCTCCCTACTCACCACCCAAAGAAGCTTTTGGTATTGTTTGGCCACTTTTATATACAACAATGGGTATCGCTTATAGTATTGTTAGCGAATGTAAAGACAATAAAGAGAGTAAATATGCTTATTATATTCAATTAGGTTTAAATTATTTATGGAGTCTGCTTTATTTTAAATTCAAATTAAGGGGAACAGCCCTTATCGAAAGTTATGTCTTATTAGCAGCTGTCATTGTGACCACAGTCAGCTTTTATAAACACAATAAATTGGCTGGCATTTTACTGATTCCTTATGTGATTTGGTCTGCATTTGCTAGTTACTTGAATGCTGGCAATTGGATATTGAATAGAAACAACAGAAAATACTCTAACGAATAAATTCAATAATAGGTGTTTTTAGACGATACATTCTCATTTTCATTACTTTTTTTCATGTTAACATAGGCTTAATATTAAATTTAGTTCCCAAATAAAAATAAGTAGTATCCATGCGAATCAAGACTTCTAATACATACTAGCTCTATTACTTTTGTAAAAAGTATAGATAGTCCTGAAGGTATTGATGTTCGACTTTATGAAGAACGTACCACTATAAATTTGTTGTTTTGGTTTGATGACTAGATAAAAAAGCTGCCTCTATTCTTAATGAATGTGAGGCAGCTTTATTTTTAAATAGTTTCTTTAAACCCTTTTGCTAACTCTACATATTCCTTTAATATCCCAATCCGCATTGATACGTCAGGATTAACCGTTTGACATGAAGCTACATTCGCTTTAATCGTCATCAGCATTCCTGCTTGATTATAAGTCAAGTCTGCTTCTTTCATTAAGAAGTCTATCATGTGGTCGTTCGACATTGCTGTTGCTTCATCGATTGTCCTACCATAGCCATATGAATAATACGCTTCTTCTGTTTCTACCATTGGCACCACATGTGGATAGTCTTTTACTACTTCTACAGTTACATGTGCTTCTCCACCAGCTTCAACCCCGCAACCCCATACTTCTCCATCACCCATTGATGCGTGCATATCTCCAATAGAAAGTAGTGCACCTTCTATATAAACTGGTAGATACACTACAGAACCTTCAGCAATTGTTGTATTATCCATATTTCCACCATGTGGTCCTGGTGTACCAGTTGTAATACCTTCATCACCATTCGCTGTTCCAATAACACCAATCATCTTGTTCATAGGGAATTCTACACCTTGAAATTCAAACATCCCAGCTTCTTCATTAATTGAACACATCACTGTTTGTTCTTTTTGAATACCTTCATTGAAGAATCTATTTAGCCCAGGTGCAGAAACTACTACACCTTGATCATTCAACTTGATTGCATCAATCGTTACTTTTAGTACATCTCCAGGTTGTGCACCTTCAATATATAAAGGGCCAGTTGCTGGATTTACCTTCTCAAAGTCTATTTCACTAATCACATCAGACTCACTTTTAATCGTATCTGAGAAACAGTCTTTCGTTTCAAATACAACTTGAGCCCCACTCTTTACAGTCGCTACTGGTTTATTGGTTTTATCCATACTATAGATAACATTCTCTTTAGATATTCTCATGCTTATCCACCCTTTCATTGTCTAATATTATTATCATAACAGATTCTATTCATAATAGAACAAATGAGCTCGGCGGTTACAGTGGTTAATGATTAAATATCTCTTTAAATACCTTGAACACTCTTCTTTATTCAAAATATTATGCGCTTTATTCAAATAAACTTGCTTTTACCATTGCGTTTAATCTGTTTATGGATTAATCTTAAGTATATAAGAAACTGAATGAGGGGAGAAAATCATGAGTGAATTAATCACAGTCAAACAATTAGCAGATAAGTTGAGTGTTCCCAAGAGTAAAGTATCCTACCAAAGTCGAAAGTTAGACGATAGTCTAATTATCCAACAAAATGGAACCAACTACTTAACTGAACGTGCACAATTATTAATTACTCAAGCAATTCACGACTTAATGAATCCGCCTACTGC contains the following coding sequences:
- a CDS encoding polyphosphate--nucleotide phosphotransferase; amino-acid sequence: MDFKDFKVTNQSFNLSDFKESYLSDKEDKYFRDKVYDDDVQEMQEWHKKLNAEGKQGVLVVLQALDAAGKDELIQYIFSTLLPQGIKVTSIKQPTKTEQQHDYLWRIRDGLPARGELAILNRSYYENIIAPQIHDSLEDSLLPNVVKKDEDLIQKRYKHINGFEEYLFENGFPVIKLFFHMSKEKQRQRFLERIENPDMQHEFSFSDIDDRKKWVEYQDVFQDMLKHTATEAAPWYILPADNPWLSRHIVTQAIIATLKQMNPEYPTFSQDEQEKAEKIKRQLKNEEL
- a CDS encoding tryptophan-rich sensory protein gives rise to the protein MLAKKAFQVLFPVIGGSIIGKLTTSNAKKDYKKFKQAPYSPPKEAFGIVWPLLYTTMGIAYSIVSECKDNKESKYAYYIQLGLNYLWSLLYFKFKLRGTALIESYVLLAAVIVTTVSFYKHNKLAGILLIPYVIWSAFASYLNAGNWILNRNNRKYSNE
- a CDS encoding cysteine hydrolase, with the protein product MTKEALVIVDMSHDFVADEGTLTVGKPGQDIVPYIKSLAEDFISANNNVVVAMDAHEPNDSHFDLWPAHNVVNTPGQELYGELDEWFKENKDHENVHYFPKGNYNSFFETGLADTLHKLDIETVHVVGVTTDICVFQTIGGADAEGFKTVTHRRGVATFTDLGETMLEHMTRCFHTEIVD
- a CDS encoding helix-turn-helix transcriptional regulator — encoded protein: MRDRESTGHFLLELRRDKNLSQEEVAQALNVSEDDLTKWERGSKLPEMSQV
- a CDS encoding acetamidase/formamidase family protein, yielding MRISKENVIYSMDKTNKPVATVKSGAQVVFETKDCFSDTIKSESDVISEIDFEKVNPATGPLYIEGAQPGDVLKVTIDAIKLNDQGVVVSAPGLNRFFNEGIQKEQTVMCSINEEAGMFEFQGVEFPMNKMIGVIGTANGDEGITTGTPGPHGGNMDNTTIAEGSVVYLPVYIEGALLSIGDMHASMGDGEVWGCGVEAGGEAHVTVEVVKDYPHVVPMVETEEAYYSYGYGRTIDEATAMSNDHMIDFLMKEADLTYNQAGMLMTIKANVASCQTVNPDVSMRIGILKEYVELAKGFKETI
- a CDS encoding LPXTG cell wall anchor domain-containing protein, which codes for MNYKRLRYTISLALASLLVTSHVTPLALAQEENLPDESEVVQQQEATFPVGVEVRSLNGTRTDQVDITLYDSNGVEYDGSYNENTQWISANTFLEGEYFISLTTPEGTISQINNTAPQYAVPTETPNVYSIYLDEENLGSLSAVYGAFQLVEEPVSATYRIGTEIRGLDGTRTTDVGIKVSDANGTVYEGAFNEYAQWLTTNVLPEGVYYITLYTPEGTVSQISTSPSQSAVATDTPNLYTIELNEATLGILSAVYGAFELIEVAPIEQNFQLAAEVRGIDGIRTSDVSISVSDVNGTVYEGIYNEYLQWLTTELLPEGEYFITLTPPDGFTTELNLSTDQYAMDTDTPNVYSIFLNEDNLGNSSAVYGAFNLVEAPVEETYRLGVEVRGLNQTRTNEVGITVTDANNLVYKGAYNEYIQWLTTDELPAGQYTITLNPPEGTVSTINDSTDQYAIPADEPNVYNIIVNEENIGSSSAVYGAFRLVEAPAESYQLGVEVRGLDDTRTNEVPITVTDSDGVMFEGAYNEYLQWLTTNELNVGTYVITLDTPEGTVSEINETTNQYAVSTDETDVYTIEINEENLGSSSAVYGAFRLVEVPAETYQLGVEVRGLDDTRTDSVLITVTDSDGVVFEGAYNEYFQWLTDNELPVGTYIITLDTPEGTGSEINETTNQYAVSTNETDVYTIEISEENLGSSSAIYGAFRLVETDDNGGGSSESSDESDDESSDESDHSDISDDESEKGSVIVDQDDDVLPLTGENNSIIITVIAVGLLAVGGLLLYRKKRS